One genomic window of Pempheris klunzingeri isolate RE-2024b chromosome 12, fPemKlu1.hap1, whole genome shotgun sequence includes the following:
- the LOC139210945 gene encoding D(1)-like dopamine receptor has translation MENYTTWSNFTQVLSELDGTAGEEEEDDDEEEDGGSGGGSGGLRVLIGCVLFLLIVSTLLGNMLVCAAVVRFRHLRSKVTNFFVISLAVSDLFVAVLVMPWEAITEVTGTWLFGRFCGVWIAFDIMCSTASILNLCIISVDRYWAIASPFKYERKMTHRVAFVMIGVAWTLSILISFIPVQLNWHQAGEEEEEEEEVRAEVVEMMASSGRNFINSSNLNASTVSKSCVANLNKTYAISSSLISFYIPVVIMIATYTRIYRIAQTQIRRITSLERAAEQAQNQGHSVNRNQQQQHRPNDEASLKSSFRKETKVLKTLSIIMGVFVFCWLPFFVLNCTVPFCDPPCVSDTTFTVFVWFGWANSSLNPVIYAFNADFRRAFATILGCNHICSNNTVEAVNFSDELVSYHHDTTLHKEALIPAQPQQHPCTISSDHLQDMSAQFDEESIISNGSRGHNRLLLLPATVQLEDDPEISLETITPFTSAAGLESDALIPGQIHQDG, from the coding sequence atggaaaactaTACGACGTGGAGTAATTTCACCCAAGTTCTGTCGGAGCTGGATGGGACGGCcggcgaggaagaggaggacgacgacGAAGAAGAGGACGGAGGCAGCGGTGGAGGGAGCGGTGGACTACGCGTCCTCATCGGCTGCGTCCTCTTCCTGCTCATCGTGTCCACGCTGCTCGGAAACATGCTGGTGTGCGCCGCCGTGGTCAGATTCCGCCACCTGCGCTCCAAAGTCACCAACTTCTTTGTCATCTCTTTGGCTGTGTCTGACCTGTTTGTGGCCGTGCTGGTGATGCCCTGGGAGGCCATCACAGAGGTGACTGGCACGTGGCTGTTCGGACGTTTTTGCGGGGTCTGGATAGCCTTTGACATTATGTGCTCCACTGCCTCCATCTTGAACCTGTGCATAATCAGTGTGGACCGCTACTGGGCCATCGCCAGCCCGTTCAAGTATGAGCGAAAGATGACTCACCGGGTGGCGTTTGTCATGATCGGGGTGGCGTGGACACTATCGATTCTGATCTCCTTCATCCCAGTGCAGCTGAACTGGCACCAggctggagaggaagaagaagaagaagaagaggtgaggGCAGAGGTGGTGGAAATGATGGCCTCCAGCGGCAGGAACTTTATTAACAGCAGCAACCTCAACGCCAGCACAGTCTCCAAGAGTTGTGTCGCCAACCTGAATAAAACCTACgccatctcctcctccctcatcagcTTCTACATCCCGGTGGTGATCATGATTGCAACATATACGAGGATCTACAGGATTGCTCAGACCCAAATCCGCCGGATCACGTCTTTGGAGAGGGCGGCGGAGCAGGCACAGAACCAAGGCCACAGTGTGAACCggaaccagcagcagcaacacaggcCCAACGATGAGGCATCATTAAAGTCATCATTTAGGAAGGAAACCAAAGTCCTAAAGACACTTTCCATTATCATGGGGGTGTTTGTCTTTTGCTGGCTGCCATTCTTCGTCCTCAACTGCACGGTCCCATTCTGTGACCCACCCTGTGTCAGCGACACCACCTTCACTGTCTTTGTCTGGTTCGGCTGGGCCAACTCTTCCCTCAACCCAGTCATTTACGCCTTCAACGCAGACTTCCGCCGGGCCTTCGCCACCATTCTCGGTTGCAACCACATCTGCTCAAACAACACTGTGGAAGCTGTGAACTTCAGCGATGAGCTTGTTTCGTACCACCATGACACGACACTCCACAAGGAGGCGCTGATCCCTGCACAGCCCCAGCAACATCCTTGCACCATCAGCTCGGACCATCTGCAGGACATGAGCGCTCAGTTTGACGAGGAGTCGATCATCTCCAATGGCTCCCGGGGCCACAAccgactgctgctgcttcctgccaCGGTCCAACTGGAGGATGACCCGGAAATCTCCTTGGAGACAATCACGCCGTTCACCTCAGCGGCAGGGCTTGAAAGTGATGCTCTAATACCAGGACAAATCCACCAGGATGGATAG